A genomic region of Chelonia mydas isolate rCheMyd1 chromosome 9, rCheMyd1.pri.v2, whole genome shotgun sequence contains the following coding sequences:
- the LOC102944282 gene encoding arylacetamide deacetylase isoform X1, with protein MDIFRSNASSVWCLILGSQKGTNEYQTSVQFQDQLKSLLCFGAATAPNRLFQQTRLPGAHQHSSHTAFTLEVQLLLCVLMAEFAEWLGLVHYMEVLMMITSIEYTAPISDENVTVTDTKFNNVPVRLYVPRKQSSGLKRAVIYIHGGGWCVGGSAMEPYDLLSRWTANELNAVVISVEYRLAPMHHFPVQFEDVYAVVKFFLQTSVLARYGVDPDRVCVSGDSAGGNLAAAVAQQLLDDPEVKAKLKIQALLYPALQTLDLDLPSYKENENKPILPKSLMVRFWSEYFTTDVSLKEAMASNRHVPAESSHLFRFVNWSNLLPEKFKKDHVYASPIYGSSKLGKKYPGFLDPRAAPLLADDTKLFGLPVTYVLTCQHDVLRDDGIMYVSRLRKVGIEVIHDHIEDAIHGALMFITSPTDLALGHRVANKYIEWLNVNL; from the exons ATGGATATTTTTAGATCCAATGCCAGTTCTGTTTG GTGTCTGATCCTGGGGTCTCAAAAGGGCACAAATGAATACCAGACATCAGTCCAGTTCCAAGATCAGCTCAAATCGTTGCTTTGTTTCGGGGCTGCAACAGCGCCAAACAGGCTGTTCCAGCAGACCAGGCTGCCGGGAGCACATCAGCATTCTAGCCACACCGCCTTCACCCTAGAAGTCCAGCTCCTGCTCTGTGTCTTAATG GCTGAGTTTGCTGAGTGGCTGGGTCTGGTGCACTACATGGAAGTTCTGATGATGATCACAAGTATAGAGTACACTGCACCAATATCAGATGAAAATGTGACTGTCACTGACACAAAATTTAACAATGTTCCAGTCCGTTTGTATGTACCCAGGAAGCAATCCAGTGGGCTGAAAAGGGCAGTGATTTACATTCATGGTGGAGGCTGGTGTGTAGGAGGCTCAG CCATGGAGCCCTATGACCTCCTGTCAAGATGGACGGCAAACGAGCTAAATGCTGTTGTCATATCAGTCGA GTACAGATTAGCACCTATGCATCATTTTCCGGTTCAATTCGAAGACGTGTACGCTGTAGTGAAGTTCTTCCTCCAAACCAGCGTTCTTGCACGCTATGGGGTGGACCCAGATCGGGTCTGTGTTTCAGGAGACAGTGCAGGAGGCAACTTAGCTGCAGCTGTGGCACAGCAG ttgCTAGATGACCCGGAAGTTAAAGCTAAACTTAAGATCCAAGCTTTACTTTACCCTGCTCTTCAGACCCTTGATCTGGATTTGCCCTCCTATAAAGAAAATGAGAACAAGCCGATTCTGCCCAAGTCATTGATGGTCAGATTCTGGAGTGAATACTTTACTACTGATGTCTCTCTTAAAGAAGCTATGGCTTCCAATAGACATGTTCCTGCAGAATCAAGCCATTTGTTTAGGTTTGTAAACTGGAGCAATTTGCTGCCTGAAAAGTTTAAAAAGGATCATGTTTATGCCAGCCCCATTTATGGAAGTTCCAAGCTTGGAAAAAAATATCCAGGATTTCTGGATCCAAGGGCAGCACCACTCTTGGCTGATGATACCAAGTTATTTGGCTTACCTGTGACATATGTCCTCACGTGTCAACATGATGTCTTGAGGGATGATGGAATCATGTATGTCTCACGACTTAGGAAAGTAGGAATTGAAGTAATACATGACCACATTGAGGATGCAATTCATGGGGCTCTAATGTTTATTACAAGTCCAACTGATTTAGCTCTAGGACATAGAGTAGCAAATAAATATATTGAGTGGTTAAATGTGAACTTATAA
- the LOC102944282 gene encoding arylacetamide deacetylase isoform X5 yields the protein MAEFAEWLGLVHYMEVLMMITSIEYTAPISDENVTVTDTKFNNVPVRLYVPRKQSSGLKRAVIYIHGGGWCVGGSAMEPYDLLSRWTANELNAVVISVEYRLAPMHHFPVQFEDVYAVVKFFLQTSVLARYGVDPDRVCVSGDSAGGNLAAAVAQQLLDDPEVKAKLKIQALLYPALQTLDLDLPSYKENENKPILPKSLMVRFWSEYFTTDVSLKEAMASNRHVPAESSHLFRFVNWSNLLPEKFKKDHVYASPIYGSSKLGKKYPGFLDPRAAPLLADDTKLFGLPVTYVLTCQHDVLRDDGIMYVSRLRKVGIEVIHDHIEDAIHGALMFITSPTDLALGHRVANKYIEWLNVNL from the exons ATG GCTGAGTTTGCTGAGTGGCTGGGTCTGGTGCACTACATGGAAGTTCTGATGATGATCACAAGTATAGAGTACACTGCACCAATATCAGATGAAAATGTGACTGTCACTGACACAAAATTTAACAATGTTCCAGTCCGTTTGTATGTACCCAGGAAGCAATCCAGTGGGCTGAAAAGGGCAGTGATTTACATTCATGGTGGAGGCTGGTGTGTAGGAGGCTCAG CCATGGAGCCCTATGACCTCCTGTCAAGATGGACGGCAAACGAGCTAAATGCTGTTGTCATATCAGTCGA GTACAGATTAGCACCTATGCATCATTTTCCGGTTCAATTCGAAGACGTGTACGCTGTAGTGAAGTTCTTCCTCCAAACCAGCGTTCTTGCACGCTATGGGGTGGACCCAGATCGGGTCTGTGTTTCAGGAGACAGTGCAGGAGGCAACTTAGCTGCAGCTGTGGCACAGCAG ttgCTAGATGACCCGGAAGTTAAAGCTAAACTTAAGATCCAAGCTTTACTTTACCCTGCTCTTCAGACCCTTGATCTGGATTTGCCCTCCTATAAAGAAAATGAGAACAAGCCGATTCTGCCCAAGTCATTGATGGTCAGATTCTGGAGTGAATACTTTACTACTGATGTCTCTCTTAAAGAAGCTATGGCTTCCAATAGACATGTTCCTGCAGAATCAAGCCATTTGTTTAGGTTTGTAAACTGGAGCAATTTGCTGCCTGAAAAGTTTAAAAAGGATCATGTTTATGCCAGCCCCATTTATGGAAGTTCCAAGCTTGGAAAAAAATATCCAGGATTTCTGGATCCAAGGGCAGCACCACTCTTGGCTGATGATACCAAGTTATTTGGCTTACCTGTGACATATGTCCTCACGTGTCAACATGATGTCTTGAGGGATGATGGAATCATGTATGTCTCACGACTTAGGAAAGTAGGAATTGAAGTAATACATGACCACATTGAGGATGCAATTCATGGGGCTCTAATGTTTATTACAAGTCCAACTGATTTAGCTCTAGGACATAGAGTAGCAAATAAATATATTGAGTGGTTAAATGTGAACTTATAA
- the LOC102944282 gene encoding arylacetamide deacetylase isoform X2 encodes MFPHRCLILGSQKGTNEYQTSVQFQDQLKSLLCFGAATAPNRLFQQTRLPGAHQHSSHTAFTLEVQLLLCVLMAEFAEWLGLVHYMEVLMMITSIEYTAPISDENVTVTDTKFNNVPVRLYVPRKQSSGLKRAVIYIHGGGWCVGGSAMEPYDLLSRWTANELNAVVISVEYRLAPMHHFPVQFEDVYAVVKFFLQTSVLARYGVDPDRVCVSGDSAGGNLAAAVAQQLLDDPEVKAKLKIQALLYPALQTLDLDLPSYKENENKPILPKSLMVRFWSEYFTTDVSLKEAMASNRHVPAESSHLFRFVNWSNLLPEKFKKDHVYASPIYGSSKLGKKYPGFLDPRAAPLLADDTKLFGLPVTYVLTCQHDVLRDDGIMYVSRLRKVGIEVIHDHIEDAIHGALMFITSPTDLALGHRVANKYIEWLNVNL; translated from the exons ATGTTCCCACACAG GTGTCTGATCCTGGGGTCTCAAAAGGGCACAAATGAATACCAGACATCAGTCCAGTTCCAAGATCAGCTCAAATCGTTGCTTTGTTTCGGGGCTGCAACAGCGCCAAACAGGCTGTTCCAGCAGACCAGGCTGCCGGGAGCACATCAGCATTCTAGCCACACCGCCTTCACCCTAGAAGTCCAGCTCCTGCTCTGTGTCTTAATG GCTGAGTTTGCTGAGTGGCTGGGTCTGGTGCACTACATGGAAGTTCTGATGATGATCACAAGTATAGAGTACACTGCACCAATATCAGATGAAAATGTGACTGTCACTGACACAAAATTTAACAATGTTCCAGTCCGTTTGTATGTACCCAGGAAGCAATCCAGTGGGCTGAAAAGGGCAGTGATTTACATTCATGGTGGAGGCTGGTGTGTAGGAGGCTCAG CCATGGAGCCCTATGACCTCCTGTCAAGATGGACGGCAAACGAGCTAAATGCTGTTGTCATATCAGTCGA GTACAGATTAGCACCTATGCATCATTTTCCGGTTCAATTCGAAGACGTGTACGCTGTAGTGAAGTTCTTCCTCCAAACCAGCGTTCTTGCACGCTATGGGGTGGACCCAGATCGGGTCTGTGTTTCAGGAGACAGTGCAGGAGGCAACTTAGCTGCAGCTGTGGCACAGCAG ttgCTAGATGACCCGGAAGTTAAAGCTAAACTTAAGATCCAAGCTTTACTTTACCCTGCTCTTCAGACCCTTGATCTGGATTTGCCCTCCTATAAAGAAAATGAGAACAAGCCGATTCTGCCCAAGTCATTGATGGTCAGATTCTGGAGTGAATACTTTACTACTGATGTCTCTCTTAAAGAAGCTATGGCTTCCAATAGACATGTTCCTGCAGAATCAAGCCATTTGTTTAGGTTTGTAAACTGGAGCAATTTGCTGCCTGAAAAGTTTAAAAAGGATCATGTTTATGCCAGCCCCATTTATGGAAGTTCCAAGCTTGGAAAAAAATATCCAGGATTTCTGGATCCAAGGGCAGCACCACTCTTGGCTGATGATACCAAGTTATTTGGCTTACCTGTGACATATGTCCTCACGTGTCAACATGATGTCTTGAGGGATGATGGAATCATGTATGTCTCACGACTTAGGAAAGTAGGAATTGAAGTAATACATGACCACATTGAGGATGCAATTCATGGGGCTCTAATGTTTATTACAAGTCCAACTGATTTAGCTCTAGGACATAGAGTAGCAAATAAATATATTGAGTGGTTAAATGTGAACTTATAA
- the LOC102944282 gene encoding arylacetamide deacetylase isoform X3, translating to MWCLILGSQKGTNEYQTSVQFQDQLKSLLCFGAATAPNRLFQQTRLPGAHQHSSHTAFTLEVQLLLCVLMAEFAEWLGLVHYMEVLMMITSIEYTAPISDENVTVTDTKFNNVPVRLYVPRKQSSGLKRAVIYIHGGGWCVGGSAMEPYDLLSRWTANELNAVVISVEYRLAPMHHFPVQFEDVYAVVKFFLQTSVLARYGVDPDRVCVSGDSAGGNLAAAVAQQLLDDPEVKAKLKIQALLYPALQTLDLDLPSYKENENKPILPKSLMVRFWSEYFTTDVSLKEAMASNRHVPAESSHLFRFVNWSNLLPEKFKKDHVYASPIYGSSKLGKKYPGFLDPRAAPLLADDTKLFGLPVTYVLTCQHDVLRDDGIMYVSRLRKVGIEVIHDHIEDAIHGALMFITSPTDLALGHRVANKYIEWLNVNL from the exons GTGTCTGATCCTGGGGTCTCAAAAGGGCACAAATGAATACCAGACATCAGTCCAGTTCCAAGATCAGCTCAAATCGTTGCTTTGTTTCGGGGCTGCAACAGCGCCAAACAGGCTGTTCCAGCAGACCAGGCTGCCGGGAGCACATCAGCATTCTAGCCACACCGCCTTCACCCTAGAAGTCCAGCTCCTGCTCTGTGTCTTAATG GCTGAGTTTGCTGAGTGGCTGGGTCTGGTGCACTACATGGAAGTTCTGATGATGATCACAAGTATAGAGTACACTGCACCAATATCAGATGAAAATGTGACTGTCACTGACACAAAATTTAACAATGTTCCAGTCCGTTTGTATGTACCCAGGAAGCAATCCAGTGGGCTGAAAAGGGCAGTGATTTACATTCATGGTGGAGGCTGGTGTGTAGGAGGCTCAG CCATGGAGCCCTATGACCTCCTGTCAAGATGGACGGCAAACGAGCTAAATGCTGTTGTCATATCAGTCGA GTACAGATTAGCACCTATGCATCATTTTCCGGTTCAATTCGAAGACGTGTACGCTGTAGTGAAGTTCTTCCTCCAAACCAGCGTTCTTGCACGCTATGGGGTGGACCCAGATCGGGTCTGTGTTTCAGGAGACAGTGCAGGAGGCAACTTAGCTGCAGCTGTGGCACAGCAG ttgCTAGATGACCCGGAAGTTAAAGCTAAACTTAAGATCCAAGCTTTACTTTACCCTGCTCTTCAGACCCTTGATCTGGATTTGCCCTCCTATAAAGAAAATGAGAACAAGCCGATTCTGCCCAAGTCATTGATGGTCAGATTCTGGAGTGAATACTTTACTACTGATGTCTCTCTTAAAGAAGCTATGGCTTCCAATAGACATGTTCCTGCAGAATCAAGCCATTTGTTTAGGTTTGTAAACTGGAGCAATTTGCTGCCTGAAAAGTTTAAAAAGGATCATGTTTATGCCAGCCCCATTTATGGAAGTTCCAAGCTTGGAAAAAAATATCCAGGATTTCTGGATCCAAGGGCAGCACCACTCTTGGCTGATGATACCAAGTTATTTGGCTTACCTGTGACATATGTCCTCACGTGTCAACATGATGTCTTGAGGGATGATGGAATCATGTATGTCTCACGACTTAGGAAAGTAGGAATTGAAGTAATACATGACCACATTGAGGATGCAATTCATGGGGCTCTAATGTTTATTACAAGTCCAACTGATTTAGCTCTAGGACATAGAGTAGCAAATAAATATATTGAGTGGTTAAATGTGAACTTATAA
- the LOC102944282 gene encoding arylacetamide deacetylase isoform X6 encodes MEVLMMITSIEYTAPISDENVTVTDTKFNNVPVRLYVPRKQSSGLKRAVIYIHGGGWCVGGSAMEPYDLLSRWTANELNAVVISVEYRLAPMHHFPVQFEDVYAVVKFFLQTSVLARYGVDPDRVCVSGDSAGGNLAAAVAQQLLDDPEVKAKLKIQALLYPALQTLDLDLPSYKENENKPILPKSLMVRFWSEYFTTDVSLKEAMASNRHVPAESSHLFRFVNWSNLLPEKFKKDHVYASPIYGSSKLGKKYPGFLDPRAAPLLADDTKLFGLPVTYVLTCQHDVLRDDGIMYVSRLRKVGIEVIHDHIEDAIHGALMFITSPTDLALGHRVANKYIEWLNVNL; translated from the exons ATGGAAGTTCTGATGATGATCACAAGTATAGAGTACACTGCACCAATATCAGATGAAAATGTGACTGTCACTGACACAAAATTTAACAATGTTCCAGTCCGTTTGTATGTACCCAGGAAGCAATCCAGTGGGCTGAAAAGGGCAGTGATTTACATTCATGGTGGAGGCTGGTGTGTAGGAGGCTCAG CCATGGAGCCCTATGACCTCCTGTCAAGATGGACGGCAAACGAGCTAAATGCTGTTGTCATATCAGTCGA GTACAGATTAGCACCTATGCATCATTTTCCGGTTCAATTCGAAGACGTGTACGCTGTAGTGAAGTTCTTCCTCCAAACCAGCGTTCTTGCACGCTATGGGGTGGACCCAGATCGGGTCTGTGTTTCAGGAGACAGTGCAGGAGGCAACTTAGCTGCAGCTGTGGCACAGCAG ttgCTAGATGACCCGGAAGTTAAAGCTAAACTTAAGATCCAAGCTTTACTTTACCCTGCTCTTCAGACCCTTGATCTGGATTTGCCCTCCTATAAAGAAAATGAGAACAAGCCGATTCTGCCCAAGTCATTGATGGTCAGATTCTGGAGTGAATACTTTACTACTGATGTCTCTCTTAAAGAAGCTATGGCTTCCAATAGACATGTTCCTGCAGAATCAAGCCATTTGTTTAGGTTTGTAAACTGGAGCAATTTGCTGCCTGAAAAGTTTAAAAAGGATCATGTTTATGCCAGCCCCATTTATGGAAGTTCCAAGCTTGGAAAAAAATATCCAGGATTTCTGGATCCAAGGGCAGCACCACTCTTGGCTGATGATACCAAGTTATTTGGCTTACCTGTGACATATGTCCTCACGTGTCAACATGATGTCTTGAGGGATGATGGAATCATGTATGTCTCACGACTTAGGAAAGTAGGAATTGAAGTAATACATGACCACATTGAGGATGCAATTCATGGGGCTCTAATGTTTATTACAAGTCCAACTGATTTAGCTCTAGGACATAGAGTAGCAAATAAATATATTGAGTGGTTAAATGTGAACTTATAA